The window TGTGAGCCTGGCATCTGCCCCATTCTATAACTCGACACTCTTCAGGAAGTTAAGTTAAAAATGGTAgcattgccaggcagtggtggtgcacgcctttaatcccagcacttgggaggcagagacaggtggatttctgagttcgaggccagctggtctacagagtgagttccaggacagccagggctacacagagaaaccctgtctcgaaaagcaaaacaaaacaaaacaaaaaaaacaaaaaacaaaaaacaaaaaagaaaggtagCGTTAACCAGCATGGATGATAATGCCTATTTGATACCGCAGGGCCCTGCGTGCTTCTATCTGTCACAGTTTTACTAACTTGAATGTGTTTTTGTGTTGATAAGAATCACCCAGACCTTAGCAAATATTTCCTAGGAAATCTGtcagtttctgggtttggtgaagGAAATCCCCCTTGGAAAAGGAAAGGACCCCTTTTCCATGGAATTTTCATTCTAGGGAAAGAGGTGTGACAATTTTGAGGCACACAGTTAGACATGGAGCCTGCCTTGAAGAAGGCAGAGCAGCTGCGGGCTGAGGAGCGCTGAGTGGTGTGAGCTGAGGCCTCTCTGGGAAAACCTTACTTCTGAGGATGCTACACCTGGGCCAGACCTGGAGGAGCCCTGAGTCACACAGTGCTACCAACAGGGTTTACCAGTGAGCCTGGCGTTTtgcagggaagaagagaagatcaCGTGGCTCAAGCAGGGCGCGTGAATGGCAGAAGAGTGGGTGGTTCCGACAGTCATggggtggaggtcagaagtctgACAATATCAGTCCGTAGGCCCCAGTGAGAGGGACCTTTGCTCTCATGGCCACTCCAATTCCAAGTGGGAACATTCCTGTTTTCAGGAAATAGGActggggtgtgactcagtgggGGAGCACATgccttgcatatgtgtgtgctgtgttcaAACCCTAACAGTGTAAAaggtaagatggctcagaggttaagagcaccggctgctcttctagaggatgcAGATTCTATTCCCAGGCcctatatggcagctcacaactgtgtgtacCTCCTATTCAAGGGCATTTGACATCTTCTGACCCCTTCTGGTACTTCGTGCCCATGTAGATGAATGCATAAGAACAAAACTCTAATACACATAGAAATCAatagatgcatatatgtatggGCACAGACATATATACTGTTCTGAGGTGGCCATTTGATATATATTAAAGAGGGTCTCATGTCCTGGTCTTCacagatttttttattagatatattatttacatttcaaatgatttcccctttcctgaatcccccctcctcgaaagtcctctttccccaatccaccccttcccacttcccactacactgaacctttccaggaccaggggccactccttccttcttcttgggcattattttatatgtgaattgagtcttgggtattccaagcttctaggctaatatctgcttatcagtgagtgcataccatgagtgttcttttgaggctgggttacctcacttagaatgatattctccagttccatccatttgtctaagaatttcatgaattcattgtttctaatggctgaatagtactccattgtgtatatataccacattttctgtatccattcctccattgggggacatctgggttctttccagcttctggctattataaatagggctgctatgaacataatagagcatgtgtccttattacatgctggggaatcctctgggtatatgcccaggagtggtatagcggggtacAGATTTTCTTATAGCATAATGACAGCACTTGCTGCACAGGACCCAGCTGCTATCCTCCATGCCattttgcccagttttctgaatgGTTCTCGCTCTTTTTCCACGTAGCCTCACACCTCTGGGACTGTGGGTGAGCCTTACTTACAGTTGGGACTCTCTGTGAGCAATCCGGTGAACCTCCCTGGCTAGAGATATACTTCACAGATCTCTAGAACATGTTGATCTCTGTTACCCTGCAGCTTGAGAGTGCTAACCATGACTGCATAGGGAATATTGAATCGATACATATCAGAGCTTGAAAGAAAGGGCCTGAGAAATGGCATCCGTGGGGGCAGCCATACCATGTTGTGTGTGCCTGGGATATTTTGTCTACATTTTTCCATCTTATCTTTATAAACTTGTCCGCAGCGGCTCAGCTTTTTGGATGACCCCACAGGCTCAGAGCAATTTATTGATCCCTAGTTACACAACTAAAAAGACCCCTAATGTTTGCTCACTTTCCTCAAAGTCCCTGTTTCATCGGTTAAGAGTATGGGTTCGTGGTATTGATTATCTGTTAGCAATGCGTGGGAGAGTTGTTTACTCTCGGCTGGAAAATAGGGTGACGACAGTGCTTTTTGGTAGCTCATGTGCACACAGTGTGCCCCGTGAGCTGTGTGACACTCGTGGTGTGCATGACAGCATGTCCGTCCTCTCTTCTTGGTGCGGTACGCTTTTCTTGAAGCTCAAAGACGTTCTGAAATAGAAGAGCACACAGCTCTCTATAGGAAAGTAAGGTTTCGAGAAAGTGTCCCAGACGAGCTCACAAAACCATCTCAAGGCTGGTGTTCCTGCCGCGCGTGCACACCCTTAAGAGGTACTGCTGTTCTTGGCCAATGCACTCAGACTGATGTCACGTGGCTCTTCACACATGCGCCGTTCGTTCTTACAGTGCAGTCCCAGCCCATGCCACTCCTCCTGCACCCAGATCATACGCCTCCTTGTTCAAAACAGAGTCgttgaagggggcttatggaactttcggggagtgggggggctagaaaagggaaatcatttgaaatgtaaataaattatatcgaataaaaaaaaaaagagtcgtTGCAGGTGGTTGGGAAGGGGCAGTGGTTGAGCACTTTGTTGCTGTGTACCTCTGGGTCCATTTCTCTGCTGTGCCTAAGcaaaagaggagagagacagaagcaagacacccacccacaccccaacCCCCCAAATGCACTGAGTACTCTCCCTTGAAGCACTGGCTAGGTATCTAGGGTGGAGGGCACGATTTGCTACAGAAAGGAATTTTTCTCCAAAGGAATTTTTCTCCGTGTTTAAGTATGGGGTCGTAAGAGCTATGTCAGAAACAACAGGCTGGCTCACCTTGGCCTAACTTTCCACTCCACACCCGACAGGAAACGACCCTGCCTGggggaaggccagaagagggaaatgGCCTGACAGGAAACCACCCTGCCTGGGGGGAGGCCAGATGTGGGAAATGGCCTGACAGGAAACCACCCTGCCTggggggaggccagaagagggaaatgGCCTGACAGGAAAccaccctggggggggggggaggccagATAAGGAAATGACCTAACAGaggaagaatttcaggaaaaccaTCAAGATGGGAAGGACTGGCCTGATCAAGGCACCCCATTATGAATTAATAGTTTTAAATGTCACTCAGGGTAACCAATTGCAGTTGTCCAACTCAGGCAGCCGCCTAGACTTCCCTGCCAAAATGTAAAGTGTGTGCTTTGTGACCTCGGGATCTCCTCTTGCCTGCCTGCTGAGAGACCCCAACGCAagttggaacaataaacctcttgccaTTTGCAGTGATCCTGGTCTCTGTGGTCTTTTTAAGTGAGGGTCTTCCAATGGACTCTTACAGAGttaacaaaacaaccaaaaaacaaagcacACCGCAGATGCTGGAAGCGTCTACAGAAGCTTGGGTTTTCTGATGCACGGGAGAAACCACTTCTCTCAACCCATTTCAAAGTGATTCTTCCCAAAGGCTCCGATCTGTTCCAAAAATCAACAGTGATGCCTTATGTCCATAAAGCTCTTCATCGTTTCAAGAGCACCCCCACACTCTGTGGTGTGTATTTATTTAACCTTCACATTAACTGTGCCGGGTAGGCAAGGAAGACATGTCTATGTTTATATTTACACTGGAAGGAATTGGAAGCCAAGGAGACAGGGGATGTGGCTAAGGTGGCAGTCCTGGGACCAGAGCCACATGTCTCAGAGTATCTCCTGCACtaatgtattctgttgtttagtttgggtttctcAGCGTTGTCCATATAACCAGAGATTCACACAGGTTTGGTGCATGTGCCTCCACTGAGCAGTGGGCCAACCACCTTGTTCTTGATCTTCTTGTTCACAAAGGAGAAGAATGTTTATATGCGGTCATAACGTTGTGCCATCTTCCTGCAGGTCCAGTTGTGCCTGTGCTGTCTCCTATGGACTCCCCAAGGTTCCTAGAGGAAACCGTCCTCATTACTGGAGGAGGAGGATATTTTGGCTTCCGGTCAGTTCATCTACAAAATAACCTCATGGAATTCTTCTAGTGGATCGTTTTCGATTCtcatgtttatatgcatgtacatgtttaTATAGTTCTAAAACAAAAGTGAATTATTGTGCTCACTGCTCAGGcttgaaaattgaaaaacaaatttattcCACTTCAAGAAACGTTATTTTTAAAACCTGTAAATTGGGTCCTAGTGACTATTCATGTCAccaaagataatatttttaaatataactgtattcattttttttccttctcatcaCTATGACCAAATAAATATCTAACAGGAATCAATTTAAGGGGCAAACGTATAGTTGGACTCCTGGTTTAAAGGAATACAGTTCATGAGGGCAGGGAAGAATGTGAGGTATCTGCCCAGAGTGCCCCTGAAATGAGAAAGCAGAAAAGCCACAGGAGGCTGGGTCTGTCTATCAAATCCCAAGGCCCTGCCCCTGGCAGCCCATTTTCCCCAGCAAAACAGCGCCACCAGCTGGGAACCTGAGCCTGTGTGAGATAGTTCACCTTTAAATCACAGTAAGCACTCTGTCACAGAGATATTGCTGTGATTCTCGTTGTTGAGGTGGAATCCCTGTTTTTTCAAACTCTAAATAAGACCTGGAGCAATGAATACGCAAGGTAAGTGACACAGGATGAGTTAACATGACCCAGGTGAGCCCTACCTTATTGGCAAGTCATTTCCTACACTTTCTTTAGACAATAGCCGAAGGGTGACCTGACCTAACCCTGATCTTTCTCACCTCAGCCTCGGCTGCGCTCTGAACCAGAAAGGAGTCCATGTGATTCTGTTTGACATCATCGAACCAGCCCAGAACCTTCCAGAGGGAGTCACGTTCGTCCGCGGAGATATCCGCTGCCTCTCTGACGTGGAGACGGCTTTCCGGGACAATGACGTTGCGTGCGTGTTCCACGTCGCCTCTTACGGCATGTCTGGGAGGGAGCAGCTGAACAAGACCCAGATCGAAGAGGTCAACGTGGGTGGCACAGAAAACATCCTCCGGGCCTGCCTGGAGAGAGGGGtgcccagcttggtctacacaagCACCTTCAATGTTATCTTCGGAGGTCAAGTCATCAGCAATGGGGACGAGTCTCTGCCTTACCTGCCTCTTCACCTGCACGCAGATCACTACTCCAGGACCAAATCCATCGCAGAGAAGAAGGTCCTGGAAGCCAACGGCTTGCCCTTCAAGCAAGGTGATGGTGTACTCCGAACCTGCGCCATAAGGGCAGCTGGCATCTATGGGGCTGGGGAACAGAGGCATCTTCCCAGGATAGTGAGTTATGTTGAGAGGGGCCTGTTCAGATTTGTGTATGGGGATCCCCAGAGCCTGGTTGAGTTTGTCCACGTGGATAACCTTGCGAAGGCTCACATACTGGCTTCTGAGGCTCTGAAAGCCAAGAATGGTCACGTTGCCGCTGGGCAGCCCTACTTCATCTCCGATGGTAGACCTGTAAATAACTTTGAGTTCTTTAGGCCGCTGGTGGagggcctgggctacacattCCCATCCACCCGCTTGCCACTAACCCTCATCTACTGCTTTGCCTTCCTGGTAGAGATGATCTACTTCCTTGTAGGCCGGCTCTACAACTTCCAGCCCTTCCTCACCCGCGCCGAGGTGCATAAAACTGGTGTCACGCATTACTTCAGCTTAGAGAAAGCCAAGAAGGAGCTAGGCTACGAGCCTCAGCCGTTTGACCTGCAGGAGGTAGTGGAGTGGTTTAAAGCCCACGGGCATGGCAGAAGGTCTGCAGGTCAAGACTCGGAGTTCATTCTGTGGGATGGCATCCTGGTCCTCCTCTTGGCCCTTTCTGTTCTTACCTGGATCCCCCCTTCCACAATCCTGTCCATATGAAGAGCTGAGCCTCCTTCCAGGGGCGGTTTTCAAGGATGCAGGTTTTTGAAAGATGTGTCACATTATCTGGTACCCTTCCTGGGTCTTCAGATTACTTCTTAACAATGAGTCTTTAAACTTCATGGCAGGGATGGGGCTACCTTCCTATGAATCCTTGATCAGGGAAACTCCAGAGGCCATCGAAACAGTATTGGCTGTTGCGAACACTCTGGGTTACCCACCGGAACTATGTACTAAGACTCGATTGCCTAAGGTGCCACACACCTTTTccaaatcacataaagaaatccaGCTGGAACGGAACTGGAAGCATCTTCCCTGCTTGCTTGATTTCATAGTTCCAGAAGGGTCTATACAGGCTGCTGGAGGAAAAGAGTCTTATACAGCCATGGACCCTGCATACAGCACTGCCAATACTGGGCAAGGTGTACCCTCTAGTGCAACAGTGGCATGAATGTTAGGAGAATAACCAACTACTTCAGAATTGGATTGGAGGCTCGCTCCATGGGAGGGAGTTTGTTCCTGGTGATGTAAACTTGGCCAGAAGTTCACAGATAGAGAGGTCGTGACCAGAAGCTCATGGATAGAGAGGTCATAGGCCATGTGTGTCCTGCTGCTGTTATTTTGCTGGACAGAGAAGCTGTGCTCGCGAAGCCTCTCTCTAAATTCTTATGTTTATATCCGTAGCTTAGTGCTACTCTCAGCTGTGATCAGAGACGCTGCTTCTCTCTGCTGTGGGCATCAGCTATACTTCCGTGTTCAGAACTGGACAAAGTACTGCTGAGTGTTACATGTTCATCCAGAGACAGGGCATCTGTGTCACTCCCTCAAAGCCGCACAGGACTTTGTAGCAAAAGGGGATGGAAAGAATGCAAAAGCTGGAGGGGGTGGTGGCATCAGggaggctgtctcctgagaatgGCATGACTACTGTCCTCATGACCTAACGGTCGCTGGGATTGCTTGCCTACACTAGACTGCATATCAGGCTGATCACCATTCTGCCgcgggagggagagagactcGTGATACCCGCTCCTCTCTGAAAAGCTGAAGGTGGTTGGTGGTTTCTGGGGAGGAGGTGACACTTTCTCTAGTGGTTTAGTCACTTCTAAGTTGCCCcatgctcctgtaagcaagcTTAATGAAACTCTTtggaacacaccacacacatacacagagagagagagagagagagtttataaaAGAATCTAGCTGGGAAGAGATTGGGAATGGATAAAAGCCGGTGTGGGGTGAATCCGATGGAACTACATTATATACATGTtcgaaaatgtcataatgaaactctTATGTTCTTAACCCAtgctaataaaaaaaggaaaaaatgaattaTTGGATTAAATATTCACTACTTTCCTCTGTCTCAGCCAACCCTGTTGGGACACGAGAAGACACAAAGGTAAGGTGGAAGGGTGGTTTCTGTGTCCTTACACCAGAGTGTAGCAGGAAGTCACTCTGAAGCCAGGAAAGGGTGTAAGCTGGGTTAGGAGCTCTGGATATCTCAGAAGCCAAAGAGGAACCTGTGATCACCTCATATACATTGTGTGCATAAAACAGTGAAATCCAGACTGATACGGAATAGCCCACACTGGGGCTTGGGTCTTATCCCTAGCAGACCAATCTCAGGGGGCAGTGGCTATTTCAGGGACGAGCTAGCTGTGCATAGCACAGGTTTTAGGATCCTCTAAAACCTCTGCCCTTGATGATACAAGGGCAGCCCACCTGTGTGACCATGGGTCATATGTATATTGAAACAGAGAGATAGCCTGCTGCATAGAACCCTTCTGAAGATTAAATTAGATGTttatagcacacacatacacacacacatacatgcatacacatgcacacatccacatgcgtgagtgtgcacacacatgcacgcacaccaTTGTTACCAGAATGGTCACCATACATTCCTTCTGAAGGGTCTCTTCATGGGAGCATTCTCTATGGAGGGCCTATTGTGGCTGAAGTTTCTGGAATGTCTTTTGAGTATTTCCCAGGAGCCCTCAGCAGTGTTCGCTGTGTGAAATCACACTGTAGCTCTCTGCAATGCTGCTTGCTAGGGAGAGTATGGGCTCTGAAGGCAGCTTCCAGTGAGGAACAGCCGCAGCATTGTCTGGTCACCCGGAGAATGGCTGAGGAAGATGTTTCTATTGCGCAGTTGCCTAGGAaccagaggaggaagaaagtcTTTGCTGTGCCAAAGTCTCATCTGCAGGAAGCAGGAGTGAAACATGGTGGGATACTGCAGTGGATGGTGCGCAGAGTTATTCTGGGAGAATCTGAGAATCTAATAGCTGCATGGTCCCTGTTGAACGGAGGATGGATACTTCAGGGGGTGTCCTGAACTTGATGCCCCAAGGCACAGATCATCAATGTTTGATTTTCCTTACCAAACACCTGCAACCTTTGGAGAGCTTGCTTGTCTATATCTGGGAAATGGAACTGACCACACTGGCCCTTTTTGTGAAGTAGTTTGTCTCATAGTGTGTGTTGAGAACATAAAGAATGAAGCATTGGGTGTGCTCTTACCCACAGAATCTTCCCTGTAAATAGGAGGGCCACATTGTTCTTACAACAGTGTGTTTGTAGTCTGTCTCTGAAGGTGGCTCAACTATCTTGGGCTTTCAGGCTAGGAGTACCCCCAAGATGTCCGTGTGAGAGGGTTACTGACACACAAGGCAAGTACCACTGTCACTGAGCGCTACCATGGGCCCCTCAGAACGTGCTCTAAATAGCATCTCATTTAGCGCTTCCGGGATGCCCTGTCACATGACACAAGAAAAGGTCTCATGTGACATGGGGGCATTTCTATATGAGTGCTGAACATTGTCGTGATGTAGCTTCCGGTGTCCTCTAAAACAGGTAATCCAAAAGGCTGAGGTGGCTCTTAAGTGTCAcaaactgtcacacacacacacacacacacacacacacacacagtagagatTAGTCTTATCCCGTGTGGGAGAGGAGTGTCTTAGGGGTATTGGGAACCGTCATGGAGTCAGGGCTCTgatcccccccccaccaccaccaccaccacatcgcTGATGTTCCAGGATCTgtatctgcaactccagttcttgGCCTGCTTCCTGCTTGCTCCAGACCCTTCTCTGCACTTAATGTTCCTTCGGTGGACCTAACTGTGCTCGCTACGAATGTAATTATTCTGAACACTGTGTTTCCCATTCATCTCGTTGTCCTTCGTTCAGTTAGACAAAAGTGTCACCCACAGATCTCTCTGAGATGAATGTTCTCCTGGGACCGCTGCCCAGACCACTGAGGGACCGTGCCCAAAGTTCCTGTAAACTCTGTTGTCCAAAAGGCCTTCACATGAGGTCTGAGGTCTTAAAAGATCTCACAACCAAAAACTCAGTCCCAAGTCGCAATTTTCACCACAAAGTGTTACTGTTAATGTCCATGTGAGACATTAACTGGTCAACCTGTTTAGCGCTATTCAGTAGGAAAGGCAGCCATACAAGATCACGGCCAGCAGATGGCGGAGGTTATAGGAAGCCAGGGTTAGCCCGACTACACTTGTGGTGGGCTGTGTGTTTTCTCCCTCCTTGTAGGGGTAAATACACGTTCTAACACATAATTTACTGTCTCCAACCTTCACAAATAGCCAGCCCATCATGATACAATCATATGTTAGCTAAGACTAGGAAAGAGCTAGAAGGTAACTGGAGACATATCACACGGGATACGGTGACAACTGAAGATCCTGTGGAATGCTCAGGAAAGTGGAAAGGTGGACATATTGAAAGCCAGCTAATGTCCCCTCTGAGATCATCACTAATGGCCCTTGCCTGTGACTCTTAACTCCACCCAGTAAAGGTATTCGAGGTCTGCTAAAAAATGCAGGCTTGGGGATCTCTACAAAACGGCAGGTGAATGAGCTCTGAAATTGTTCCTTTTCTTGGGAGAATCTGAAAAAAATGAGGGCGAGGAGATGATGAGATAATTAGGAAGAGTGACGTCAGAACGCTACAGTTGGGAAGCTGCCtgccccaggtgtgtgtgtgtgtgtgtgtgtgtgtgtgttattttgctTAGGCCATGGGAAGTGGGTATCAGGAGGCGGGGCATTACTGGAGGGGGGTGTGGTCTCGGTCTCGTTacaggaagtgcgtcactgtaggggtgggctttgactttcctatgctcaggctcttcCCAATGCAGAAGAGAGCTTCCTCCTGGCTGCTTGTGGAAGCCAGTCTTTCCTGGTCACCTTCAgatcaagatacagaactctcagctcctccagcgccatgccggcctggatgctgccatgcttcccaccatgataatggactgaaacctctgatcctgtaagccagccccaattaaatgttgtccttagaagagcTGTGGTGGTTAGGGTGTGTTtccatagcaataaaacccaaactaaggcagtgtgtgtagtgtgtgtgtgtgtgtgtgtgtgtgagagagagagagagagagagagagagagagagagagaggtgtgttgtatgtgtatataaacagAAGACAACTTTGAGTCTCCTTTATCGGGTGCCATCTGCATTTTCATTGAGGGACAAGGTCTCTCATGACTGAATCTCTTACGGCTACACTGACTGCCCTTCAGGTATCTATCTCAgagcttagacatgcacacaccaaGCCTGGCATCTTCCAGAcattctaggaatcaaactccgAGCCTCATACTTTCAAGGCAAGCCTTAAAACTGGGCCGCTTCCTCAGTCCCTCCAGGTGGTTTTGTATCTTCCGTCAAGAAGGGATAAATGGTTCTAGACAGCAGGTACAGGTGCTCTTGCAAGATGCTAAGTGGAGTGCCTCTGTGGAGTCCTTGTGGAACTGCTCTTTCCTGTGATTGGTTCAGCAGGTACTCAGTACCCCGTGGCTGAGTATTGATCAGAATTGATTCATAGACGGACCTGGAGTCCCAGTGACCTCTTACCACTTCCTTTGAGTAGGGCCAGATTGTTTTTATGGCCTGTTCTCTCTCTGGCCACCCTGAAGAGCCCTCCCTTCAGCCAAAAGGATTCTTCTGCAAGCCTTTCTGCTCGAACCTGGTTTACCTGATTTTCCTGGGCTGCAGCCAATAGATGCCCAGGAGTAGTGGCCAATACAATCAAATCCATgattgctgtttgtttgtttgtggactttttattttatttttatttttttgccttgttttttgtttgttttgatttttctttgttttgagagaaagaacaagaagttGGGTGTTTAGGGAGGTGTGGAAGATCAGGGAAGAGGTGGGGAGAAGAAATTATGACGAAAATGTAtcttataaaaattttttaaataaaagaaatttttaaaaattgaagaaatgggGGTTCACGGCATCTCCAAGCTTCGTGGACTTGTCACTGTCCCCTCCTGTGTTTTAGAGACCCTGGACACCAGGAAAAATACTTTGTCAGTAAGACATATAATTATGACTGAAACCAAGCCTAACACACAAAATTATGCAGAGCaaagagatataacaagagaTTTATCCATGGAAATTTACAATGTTTATTACTCAAAGAGCTCGTTGGAACAagcaagtaattaaaaaaaaatcattcctaaCATCTAGAACTTTAATCCTGGAAaatgatttcaatatttttatccCCAATCTCCTAATGGAGCCACACAGGGAaaagcctttattttatttatacatatgtgtgtgtgtgtgtgtgtgcagtgtgttgttgttgttgttgtatgagTATTTTGTGCTCCTAATGGCTCCTAGGTTCatgtttgagccagaacagctgagtcaaACCAGCAAGCCAGCGCtcagaacaagaaagggtgagcttattcagtaagtctcagaggctgacaacattctaggcctagattagattgtatggaggctaggcCCAGGTTAGCAAACTGAgacagtaagcctcagagatgacaattactaCAGGAGAATAAAAGATAGCTTTACAGGTAAttacaccaccaccacacccacccacacccacccacccccgcccatacacatgcacacacacacacacacacacacacacacagtgcatttTGCCCAACGTGTTCAACATGAGGATAATGGCAAATGTCAGCCCATCAGCCCTGCCCACTAAAACAATCGCTCAGCTTCGCCTGCTCAATAGGCAAAGGCTCCCGCTTGTTAGAAACTTAGGCTGTGTGGCGCTGTGTGGCGCTCTATGTATTTCTGGGCTCATTGGGTTTTCTCAGTGTTGTAACAACTAGGTACATTGTTACCACCTGTCTGCATGCGAGGAGATTCCGGCTTGAGGAGATGATGTGCTTTGCCGAGTGTCACCCAGTTAAGTGGCCAAAGCTTAGATTCGACC of the Apodemus sylvaticus chromosome 21, mApoSyl1.1, whole genome shotgun sequence genome contains:
- the Sdr42e1 gene encoding short-chain dehydrogenase/reductase family 42E member 1; the encoded protein is MDSPRFLEETVLITGGGGYFGFRLGCALNQKGVHVILFDIIEPAQNLPEGVTFVRGDIRCLSDVETAFRDNDVACVFHVASYGMSGREQLNKTQIEEVNVGGTENILRACLERGVPSLVYTSTFNVIFGGQVISNGDESLPYLPLHLHADHYSRTKSIAEKKVLEANGLPFKQGDGVLRTCAIRAAGIYGAGEQRHLPRIVSYVERGLFRFVYGDPQSLVEFVHVDNLAKAHILASEALKAKNGHVAAGQPYFISDGRPVNNFEFFRPLVEGLGYTFPSTRLPLTLIYCFAFLVEMIYFLVGRLYNFQPFLTRAEVHKTGVTHYFSLEKAKKELGYEPQPFDLQEVVEWFKAHGHGRRSAGQDSEFILWDGILVLLLALSVLTWIPPSTILSI